Below is a window of Ruegeria sp. THAF33 DNA.
CGACTTGCCGGTTAACCGTCCTGACGGTCGCACCGATGAACTGCGTGCAAAGTTGAGCCGAGAATCTGGTGCTGCGGATATTAGCCTAGACCGCGGGGCGGCCGCGGCTGCGGTCGGTGCAGGGGCTGTAGCAGGCGGGGCTTTGGTGAACCGTGGCAACGCTAATCGGGACAAGGTCGCCGCAAAGCAACAGGCTATTGATCGCACCAAACGTCCAGATGCTACGAAAAAGCCAGTCGCGCAAGGACCGCAGACTGCGAAGAAGCCGTTGGCGAAGAAGGCCGTATCGGCGCAGGGCAAGCCCAAGGCATCCAAAGGGCAAGCGATGAAGAAAAAAGCGTCCGGTAGCAGAACGCAAAGCGCGTCCAAGCGTGGACATGCAGCTAAAGGCAAGCGGAGACGGTAAGGTGCGTAGATCAGTATTTACAATTTTGTTGCTCGCCGGGAGTGCAAGCCCGGCCCTCTCTGGCGGGGCCAACTTCGATACCCCGCAATCCGCACTGGATGCTTTTGTTGGTGCGTTGAAGGCCAATGATCAGAGCAAGATGCTCGAAGTTTTTGGTCCTGAAGCCGAAGACTTGGTGGGAACGGGCGATCCGGCGGAAGACCAAGAAAGAAGGCAGGAAGTGCTAAGCATGTACGCTGAGGGGTATCGCTTTCAGCCTGAGGATGAAGGGGTTGTACTTCTCCTGGGTGAAGACAGTTGGCCTTTTCCAATTCCAATTCTGCGTACAGATGACGGTTGGCGCTTTGACCTGGAAGCAGGGATCGAAGAGCTTTCAGCCCGCGAAATAGGTTTGAATGAGTTGGAAGTGATCGAATTGCTTGAGGCCTATGTCGATCTGCAGGCAGCTTTCCGGCTTGTGGATCATAACGGGAATGGCGTTATGGAATTCGCTCAGACGATCATTTCAGATCCGGAAGAGCAAAACGGACTCTTCTGGCCTGGAAAAGACAGCCTTGTCGGTGCAGCGCTTGCCCGCGCCGCAGCTTCGGGGTGGAGTGACGGTCAGGTTGACTATGAAGCCGAACCGTTTCTTGGCTATTATTACACAATCCTGCAAGAGCAGGGCCCTAACGCTCCGGGGGGTGCCTACTCTTATTTTGTCGGTGATCACTTTGTTGCAGGACATGCCTTGCTGGCAATACCGGCAGACTATGGAGAAACTGGCATCCATTCCTTTCTGGTTGGCGAAAACGGCATAGTCTACGAGGCAGATTTTGGCCCGGAGACACTCAGTATTGCAGCTGAAATTTCTGCCTATGATCCAGGCACGAATTGGTCGCCGGTCGAATAGTATTTGGATTGATAGTGGCGCTTAAGCTCTGCGCTTTGCTGCGACAGCCAGTTTTTGATTTCAAACTCCTTCAAGCGCATTTGGTTTTTTGCGCACCCACTAAATATGTCGGGATACTTGAACCGAAGAACTCGAACTTTCGAGTGCTTCTCACT
It encodes the following:
- a CDS encoding DUF2950 family protein yields the protein MRRSVFTILLLAGSASPALSGGANFDTPQSALDAFVGALKANDQSKMLEVFGPEAEDLVGTGDPAEDQERRQEVLSMYAEGYRFQPEDEGVVLLLGEDSWPFPIPILRTDDGWRFDLEAGIEELSAREIGLNELEVIELLEAYVDLQAAFRLVDHNGNGVMEFAQTIISDPEEQNGLFWPGKDSLVGAALARAAASGWSDGQVDYEAEPFLGYYYTILQEQGPNAPGGAYSYFVGDHFVAGHALLAIPADYGETGIHSFLVGENGIVYEADFGPETLSIAAEISAYDPGTNWSPVE